ccaccacctctgcactctgCACCCATCACTCCTCCGATCCGCAGTTGCCTCCGATCCGTACGTCCAGCGCATCGTCCACGGTTCTGGAATAATCGCCACGCCTGTACCGAATGGTGCTATAGCAATTAACAAGCAAGAATTCGATTCCTCCCCGTCCATCATGTTCCCACAAAAGGTGAAGTGTGAGATCAATCTAGCTGTACCAGCCCCGACACAAGCCTTGAGTTTTGTTGCCGCTTCTCGGCTTGTCCATGAAAAACTCAAGTGTatctaccccgcaaaaaaaaaaactcaAGTGTATCAGTACTCAGGATCTCAAACATCGTCTTACCCTTCTCGAAtatccctccgtcccaaaattcttgtcttagatttggtgctttgggacggagggagtactatattgAAGTAATCCTCGGCTGAAGCTCATGTCCTTTTTCCAGAGTCCGGACAAgccttcaaatctgcaatgttaaataTGTTTGACTGTTATATGCATGGTTTGGATTAATTCTAGTGGTACATTCCGGAAAGCAAAAGGAGAAACTCTACACATTAACAGCTAAGACATATATGGACTGGTACATTGTAAACACATATGTTCATCAAGGCACCAACCGGTCTTATCTAGCATAAACTCAAAGAGAGCGAAAGGCAAAGGTAAAAGTGAAAAAAAAGGCTTTGGATCAGGTATCTTGAGAGGCAACTTAACAAGCAAAGAAAAGAATTAAGTTCCCTGATGCAGCCAGGTTTGGATATCATCTTTCCGTAAATTGAATTGAAGTCGTCCTTGACTAAAGCTCCATTAACTTTTTCTAAAACAAgtcttcaaatctgcaatattaattGTGTGACTCTTATATGATTTGGATCAATATTACTCGTACATTTTGAAAACCAAAAAGAGAAATTCTACACAATAACACCTAAACACATGTATGCTCATTTGACTGCTATACTATAAACCAATATGTACTTCAAGGCACCAACCAGGTCTTACAATAGCATAAAGTGGGAAAAAAAGCAAAAGGCAAAGGTAAGAAAAgacaaaaaaaaaggaaaagagaaGGCTGTGGACCAGGTTTCTTCAAGCCAAAGTAACTACAAGTAGAGAAAAGAATTTGGTTCCTGATGTGGTAGCCAGGTGGACGTGCATGTCATCTTCCCCTCCTTGAATTGAAATTGTCCATCACTGAAGTTCGTTTTCCTTTTCCCATACAAgccttcaaatctgcaatgttaaatgTGTGACTCTTATATGGTATGGATTAGTTTCACTTGTACATTttgaaaagaaaaaagagaaattCTACATGGCTATCCATGGCACGCCATCAACTACTGATCAGATTGCATGAGGAACACTCATCAACTACTGATCAGATTGCACGTCTATCCATGGCACGCCATCAACTACTGATCAGATTGCATGAGGAACACTCATCAACTACTGATCAGATTGCACGTCTATCCATGGCACGCCATCCCTTTCTTTCCTTCTCCATGGCTACCTGCCGAAGCAAATCTTAGccagcctctctctctctctcaagaaaACTAAACCGTAAGGGACGCCGAAGCCCTTTGATAGATCATTCATTCCTTCGATCTCCACCGGCTGGTTTTATCGCTAGCTAGGTTGGGTGAGCGAACGAAGAAACAAGAGAAGAGTAACAATGGCGGGGATGGCGCAGAGCGCGGTGGACTCTCTGCTGGGGAGGCTGAGCGCGCTGCAGGTGGACGAGGCGCAGCTGCTGCGCGGCGTCCGCGGCGACGTGCGGTTCATCAGGGACGGGATGGAGAGCATGAACAGCCTTCTCGCCCACCTCACCGAGGCGGAGCACCGCGCCCACCACGTCCGCACGTGGATGAAGCAGGTGGTGGGCCTCGCCCGCGACAGCGAGGCCTACGTGGAGCTCTTCGCCCGCCAGGTCGGCGGCGGCCCCCGCGCTGGCGAGGGCCTCCTGGGCTCCCTGCGGAGGATGCTCCAGTTCCTGAGGACCATCCCTGTCCGGCACCGCGTGGCGACCCGGATCCGGGAGCTCAAGGACCGGGTGCGTGAGGTGGGCAAGAGGCGACAGAGGTACGGCGTCACCGTGCCTTCTGTCCCCACCGAGCAAGGCCCAGCCGGTGGCGCGTTGACACTCATCGATGACGTGGAGAAGCTGCAGACAACCACACCGTAAACTGCTCTCTCGCGAGGGTGCGCGGCCATCGCCGAGGCCGCCAGGGTGGTCGCGCTGCTCGCCTGATCGTGCTCGGTTTCGTTCGCCGGTGTCATGCATGTTGGCTCAGGTTCCCATCAAAGAAGCACGTACATGCAGCTAACATACGGCAAGACACGAGTACACGACGTAAAGCACCTTGATTGATTCTCAAGCCGGGGACGCATGTAGCATCTAGCTAGCTGCTGGATCAATTGGCCGGTAACAGCAGAGCACAACACACATACTAGGGAGGCGCGACGACGACATAGAAGCTGGAGCATATGGACGACGACGGTGGCTGTGAAGCGGCTGATGGACACGACGGCAGCCGGCCCAAGTCTGCATCCGCCATGGAGGCGTTGGTCTAGGTGGAGCATCGCAACCTGCATGCTCCGGCTGCCTGGCCGAGATCGGCAACGACATCTTTTGGCTTTGTCAAGCTGCTGTCGCGGCCGGCGGCGTTTACCATGATCAGCGTGTCGGACGATCTCCTGATGCATATAGAAAACGCGTTTGTATAAAAACGCCTATTAGTCGTTTTTGTATAAACTGgttttttgggtttttggaaaactCAGTTTAGTATATCCACGAGTTAGTTAGATAATCCAAACAATGTTTTAGGTTGTTACACCAGAAATCGGGTTTAAGGAAAACTAGTTTCCTATAATCTAGGTATCCAAACAACCCCTAGAGGTTGTAGCCAAGCACCATTTCGAGATGCTCGTCGCTCGAGGGTTCATTCGTCCTGTTGATATCAGTGATGCATGCAACATCAAGACATGCACGTTACATCATGAAGCTTCCGAGTTCATCGCCAGGATTGCCATAGATGTCAACTTTGTGGACACAGATCTGCCACAAGGTTTTGCACAACACCTTTCCATTCATAACAGAATACCACTGCAAGCATGTCATCCTCCTAGGGAAGTTGCCAATGACATAGTAGCATCTCTTCCATATTTGGCCAAGTCATCTCAGTGGAAGCTCTTGAAGGTGATGGATCTAGAGGGTTGCAGAGGGTTGAAGAAGAAACATCTTAAGATTATTTGTAAGATAATACTACTCAGATATTTCAGCCTCAGGAATACAGATGTCACTGAACTTCCAAAGCAAATAGAGATGCTAACATGCTTGGAGACATTGGACATCCGGCAAACGGCAGTAAGGGCGTTCGCCACAAAGTCTATTATGCTTCCAATGCTAAAGCATATGCTTGCTGGGGAGAGTCAGACATGCCCTCCTCCTTCGAACCACAATCCTGAGAGGTTTCAAGAGTCATTTGTGGGGGTGCGCCTTCCCAATGGCGTCCAAAGAATGGGAAAGCTGGAGATGTTGTCTCATGTTGATGTTTCCCATAGTGTTGATGATATGATCAGCATCGGACAACTGCTGCAACTAAGGAAACTAGGTGTGATCCTCGATAGGAAGAAGAGAGATGGCTTGTTGGATCTTTTGTTCCAACAGATTGAGAAGTTGCATGGTTGCCTCCGTTCCTTGTCAATCCAGGTCAACCATCCGGTTACAAGTGACGGTGTTATTATTCATGATGATGCAGACGAGGTGCATGCATTGGGCTCGCCTCCGAAACTCCTTCGGAGCCTAAACATCAGAGGCATAAGAAATGGGCTCCTTGGCTGGATCGCAGAGCTCGATAAGCTCGTCAAGTTAACACTGAGCGAAACTTACCTTGGGGAAGATGCTCTAGGCATCATTGGCAATCTTGGAGTTCTAGCTTGTCTCAGGCTTCTGCACAAGTCGTACAACGGAAGCAAGCTCCACATCAAGAAAGGAGAGTTCATCAGTCTCAAGTCTTTGATCGTCCGAGGCAACGACATCACCAGCATTCACTTTGAAGGAGGTGCATCACCTAAGCTCGAGATGTTTGTGTGGTCTTTTGCCAGAATGGAGGCCATGGACGGACTCGATGAGCTTTACCATTTGAAGAAGGTTGAGCTCTATGGTGACTGCAACCCACAGCCCCTGCGAGACCAGATGTGGAGGAGGTTGGATTTCAAGCACAACGGACAGCAAGTGTTTGTGCAAAGACACTCTGAAGACGTGGTTGCTGTTTGATTGGTACCGAGGCATGAGCGATCAATTCCGCACATGCCATCAACCGGAAGCTTCGCTAATCCGAGCGGTACTTGTCCAGACCTATATCTCTCTCCATTTATTTATCCTCCTTGAATAAAAGATGCAGCTGAAGGAGAGCTAGCCTGGTGATCTTCATCCATCTAGCTAGCTTGGATCTTTCATCTGCCTCGTGCATGTGTGTGTCCGTGAATGTATGTATGTGTGAATCATGCATGGCTGCCCTTAACCCGGCTGTCTGTGCGTGTGTCTAGTGTGATTTGCTTCATTTCTATGCACTCAAGGGACTTGGATTTTATTGTGTGTGTGCCTATATATTTGTACACGTGTGTGTGAGCTGACCTATATATGGTCTTCAGTGTGGTGTGGTGTGTATGTGTTTTCGTTCCGAGCGTTCAAATCACATGTACTGTGTGATCAACATCTTAATTATATACTACTTGAAATG
The Aegilops tauschii subsp. strangulata cultivar AL8/78 chromosome 3, Aet v6.0, whole genome shotgun sequence genome window above contains:
- the LOC141020857 gene encoding disease resistance protein PIK6-NP-like — translated: MLVARGFIRPVDISDACNIKTCTLHHEASEFIARIAIDVNFVDTDLPQGFAQHLSIHNRIPLQACHPPREVANDIVASLPYLAKSSQWKLLKVMDLEGCRGLKKKHLKIICKIILLRYFSLRNTDVTELPKQIEMLTCLETLDIRQTAVRAFATKSIMLPMLKHMLAGESQTCPPPSNHNPERFQESFVGVRLPNGVQRMGKLEMLSHVDVSHSVDDMISIGQLLQLRKLGVILDRKKRDGLLDLLFQQIEKLHGCLRSLSIQVNHPVTSDGVIIHDDADEVHALGSPPKLLRSLNIRGIRNGLLGWIAELDKLVKLTLSETYLGEDALGIIGNLGVLACLRLLHKSYNGSKLHIKKGEFISLKSLIVRGNDITSIHFEGGASPKLEMFVWSFARMEAMDGLDELYHLKKVELYGDCNPQPLRDQMWRRLDFKHNGQQVFVQRHSEDVVAV
- the LOC109735287 gene encoding disease resistance protein PIK6-NP-like, translating into MAGMAQSAVDSLLGRLSALQVDEAQLLRGVRGDVRFIRDGMESMNSLLAHLTEAEHRAHHVRTWMKQVVGLARDSEAYVELFARQVGGGPRAGEGLLGSLRRMLQFLRTIPVRHRVATRIRELKDRVREVGKRRQRYGVTVPSVPTEQGPAGGALTLIDDVEKLQTTTP